Part of the Zea mays cultivar B73 chromosome 4, Zm-B73-REFERENCE-NAM-5.0, whole genome shotgun sequence genome is shown below.
TATGGTCTAAAAATAGATTACTATTTTTATAATTTTAGAAATTTATGGCATATCATTTACAAGTTTAAGAACTTAGAAATACATTTTTTTAAAGTTTGCTAACCTAAGTGACATTCATGGATAAATTGAAAGCCAACCGTGAATTTAACTCTATAAAAAATTGTGAGGTCAGGAAAAAAAGGTTACAGGCACAAAATCAAATATTGAAAAAACAACAAAAATTTAATAGTAATGTGACGACAAATATATTAAAAAAGAAACCTTGTGGCCAGCCCCATCTTTCTAGAAGGATTTTGCAGAAGGATTTTGCTTGGCATCAAGGAACAGTGCAAACTAGAAGAAACCCCCGTCATCAGCGACCTCTCCCCAACGGCGCCGACGATGGCGCAACAGCAGACGCAGCTAACCACTGGCTCGGGCATCCTGGATGCCGTCCCGCTCTTCGTCGTCATCCTCCTCGCGGCCCACGTCCTGGCCCTCGTGCGCTTTCCCCTCGCTTTTCTTATTTTTCGTTCCTCGCGTCTACACGGTACATGCTTTGTCCCGCCCAGATCCGGACTTCTCACCCCTCTTCCTTCTGCCTGTAGGTGTTCTGGATGTACAAGCTGGCTTCCGAGAAGCAACCACCCCGGAGGAAGACACAGTGACGGCGCCGATCTACGCCATCGGCGATCCTTCGCTAGCCTCTTTATCGGTAAGATTCGTTCCTGAAATGAAATTGACAGCTTAGGCTAATTTGTTTTGGTAATGTTTGATATGCTACTCCTGATGAACTACAATACTACATGGCAGAATCatctttcttttttcttttttgggTTTATGGATTAACGGCCACACCAAGAGAAGCGATTTTACATTGGAATTTGTGCTCTTTGTCAAAACGTAAATCTGACAAGAGCTTTTCCAGAATTAATAAAGAAGTAGAGTTCGGTCAAGCTCAAAGAGGGAACAAAACAATTGGTGGCAATGATGGTTATGTATGTGAATTCCTAGTGTTGTCAACGGGTTGGGAAAAATAAAAGAATTATTTGTACAAAACTAGGTAGAAGTACAATTGCTTCTGCTTATGGCAGTGACAGTGGTTCAGTCATGCTTATTAAATCAAAGCCAGAAAACTACTGTAAGTCTGTAACAAGCTAGTTTAGGGTTCACTGCTTAGATAATGCAAGGATTAAGATGAAGTAGATCTTAGCTTTGGCTTGTATACAAAGCACCCTGGACCGGAGTATAAAGAAACTGAATTTTCTGTCTTTGGAGTAACAAACTGCTGTTGTAGCTTGTATGTCATTCTTTGTTTTCTTATCACCAAACCTCAGTTGAACTTCAATTCTACTATCAGTTCTTGTTGCATTCCTAACAGGAAAAAAATGTGAAGGGCACATTAGCTGTCCTATGTACTGATCACCAATGCAATCTTTGATTGAATATAACTAAGTAATACAAAATCAATCTCTGAAAAGTCAATCTAGTTACCGAGGATTCATTTCATCTTGCTGTCATGATTATGGCATATGCTAATTATTGATTGGATAGCAGCTTAAAAAGTCAATATAATTACTGTTCCATGTGTCAGTaagtttcaaaatgatatatcttcCATATGTTGAGCATAATCTAGACAATATATTTGCAATCACATATTGTGATACTGTggtttcatttcaaaaaaataTTTAACTGAGCATTCAACATAAGAGAAGAGCATCCATGATCTGCACCTTTGGTATAATCACTTCTAAGTTATAAAATCTGTTGCATATGGGAGAGGGAGTCGTCTGGGTTgtaaaaatgacaatatgcatGGAAATCAAGTGGGTTGGGGTATGCGCATGCATTTGAGAATATAAACGTTTGAGAAAACTAGTTTTTTATAAATTACGGTACTTTCTTGGGACTTTGTTGGATGTCAGGTTTTTGCCATTTTGCCTCACTTATTTTCTTATGGTGCATCTTCTTGTTTTTGGTGGTATCAAATACTTTACCTAAAATTCATCTTCAACTGTCGTACAGGGAATACGCGATAATCATGAATTGCAACATCTTTATCTATGTCTGTATTTATGTTTCTGTTGTTAGTACATGTGTCTGAATATGACCTGAACATTTTGATACTTCAGCTGTAATGTGCGTTCCTCCTTTTCTCTACATTTTTAGTTGGTGGCATGTGATACTTGTCGCATTTAACAATTTTGACGTGCAAATACCATTATATTTAGCAAGTAGTAGCCATGTATACTTTGTGGCATGCTTCGTTGTAGAAGCTGTTCAATCCCACACTCCATtagactatctccagcagcttacccaTCCCCATACCTGTATTCAAACTCTACTCTGCGAACAGTGTAGTCTACAGTGCAAAACAATGCATGTGGGTAAATTTTAGGTAATTTGCTGGAGTCGACCTGATCGACCAACCTCATTGTGCTTTATGTGGGAATGACTGCATGCCCTTTCCCTTGtcttacatatatatatattttttgttaGTTGAGTCTGTAATATGGTAAATTTATTTTGTCTGAAAGTATGCCTGTAATACATGACCATATTACGAAATTGTCCCGTAGGTGAAGTTTTTTATATGACCATAGATATTACCACATTGGAGATTATAATCCTATATTTCTCCGTAATTCAACATTCACAAAGGTATATACAGCTCGTAAAACTGCACCTCACCTATTAACTGTATCATATTTGTTCATTCACAACTTGTAGCTGCAATTCCTGGGATCTTGTCCGCCTCCCCCATTCTTCCACGGTTCTTCCACTGCCTTATCTCTGTTGAATAATCTACAACTTTTGCAGCCTTTAATTGCATAAGTTCATTTTTGTGCCATTAAGGCATTAATTCGGCTCCTTTGATGGTTGTAGGTTCCATTTTCATGTGAACCAGTACCCTCCAGAACATTCAGGCCGTCAATTATTCAGAGATATCCatatagtctttcaatttgttttATTTATACTTATTGCATTTTGGGTATTGTTTGATAACAACTTAGCGATATTCTATGAATCACTATCCGTTTGGGTGATAAATAAATGTTCCTAGTTTTAGACCATCTCCAATCATATCTTTTATATTCTTTCTTTACGGATCCCTGAAAGAAATTTTCCTTTTTATCTCATTCATCTCTAATAGTGTTATCTATATTCCGTCCTCTATACGTCACATATCTATATTACAAACATTTTACTCTAGATTTTTGTACGTATGTATTTATCATACTCtcaaatatattatatatattttatattttGCAAAATGATATCTAGCCGAGTTGGTTAGTTGGTCATCAGAACCTAGAACAGAGCGGATGTGTCCAACTAGACTTTGGAACTAAACACTATCGTAGACTATCTTCAACAGCTTACTTATTACTATACTCATTCAAATTACACTCTGCGAACAGTGCAGAATAGTGTAAAACAGTGTTTTTAGGTAAAGAATAGTGTAAACAGTGTTTTTAGGTAAACTACGGGCAgacgttttaaatgaaatggcatgaggtGGTCTTAGCTCTATAGGTCGgttattatttatattttacTTAATTTGTTGTTTAAAGTATAAAAACGGGTACACTAAAGGAGGGAGAGTCTTTACCCATAGAGAATGAAGGAATAATTTTTTATATTTAAAATACATTTTAGAGGACACCGTTGCAATATATAGATGGAATATATAGAGGAGGAAAACTTCTCTAAATATATGGTAGAGGACCGTTTAGGAGACACCGCTGGATTCAATATTATCGATGGGGTGCTTAAATTCTTGTTGTGCACGTCTTCAATATCTCAAAttcaataatgtaatgtgatCAAATCTCTattacttattaaggctgcaatagTAGTCTGTCATTCCGCGCCacatgttctgccaccattctatATCTATCATTCTCATTTTCCCTCCCAATAAAGTCCTCATTTTCCCTCCCTGTAAAGTCCaacgacctctcaagcaaatgctagtagtagctaccactacaccacatgtgtgtctaCATCTATAACAGAAAACACATCTACTATATCTCTCTACAAACCCACCTGGTACCCttacacaatgtgtagtagtagataagtatcaccgagattcttgaattatatttttggatggagggagtagtatttaaagaagagccttgcatgcaatttcttttgtttcaataatgttttcaacttaaatttctTCTTGCATGTatgacatttattcttcgtaatattttctcCATgggtctgacttgtgagtcatttttataaaccaacgtcaaacatgaatccatgtttcttacttgaaaaaccccgaacaaacaccattagcaggaggcactcgcgttggggtcgctcatcgacgacaagaagaaacttggtgactgccagttcgacctctagaaacagtcctacatggccgcatgtgccgctatgtatgacaagctccggcgcagctgccgcttggacgcggtgcagagcggctgctctgcgctgtccatcgtcaagcaggggggcctcatggtcgtcgccaacgtcgacgactcatcgggttgttctggacaccgcatcgACGACAACGTcatcacgtcgtccagctcatcgttcacctgaagctcaacctgtcacgtaagtcgctactgtctggccatgaattcttgtgcgttgagacgatggtcgttgctgacgttgtatgagtgtcctcgaacacgatatatgtagaggagtagcgcatccggtggtgcaacggccaggggtactaccttaCTGATGAGtctggggtgcacttcgttttacagcccagccaagagtcatcagtactcggtatgtcacgcgcgttcgacgactactatatcgaggactgtggtgtcatcttagCGCcataggtgacgcagaggaggaccgacaacaatgaccagttcgtcatcctcgccaccgttggggtagcttttgtgccggcttgcctttaattctcttcgcaaacacacacttgtctttttgtttaagcaaaagagtatggtggtacgtgtctgatgactaacgatgtacgagggaattttttTCGGTATGTGTGGAACGTGTTAtctaatgatgagaccatgcaaatcgtgacataaatcgaagtctgcatgatactgatggttgcaatgtagtggtgaaacagatagattataaataacaaaatttatgtatggccagaatcacaaattgattatgaaacattttctcataacggtataacacacattttgtatataagttatcgtagtatactattATTATATATTCTCGTTGCAACACACGGACATTCAGCTAGTGAAACATTATGTCTAGGGCTTTGAACTAGATCTGTCTATCTGGTACTTAAAAAGTACTCCCTCCCTGCTAAAAATAATGCAACTGGACTCCACCCGTTCAAAAAGAATGCTATATAACATTTTTAAAAGATAACTAGTTTAAATTTGACAAAATTTATACCAAATCTATAGCAAACAATATTAAGATTTATATCATTAATTAGGTTATTTTACTAAGAAAATATATTCTATAATTAATTTAATGCTAATTATTTGTATCATGATGTTACTTTTTATAACTTTGGTTAAACTTTTAATTGTTTGATTTCTTAAAAAGTGAATTATGAAGGATAATTCTGACACAGTGATGAGAAATCTTTTCACTGAGTCAAAGCTCTGGGTTTGATGTAGTTTCTTTGCAAAAAATCATCATTATTCCTTTCTCGGACTTTTTTCACGTGAGAGCCCGTTAGCATTGGGTTTGTCTTGTGTTAAAAGTAAAAATCTTGTTTTTTTTTGGAACAAAGGGTATCCATGTTCCACTCCACACTCAAACCTCGCTTTTGATTGCCACTTGTGTTTGTTGAAGTGTACCGACATGTTGGCCCTCAAGTCCAAGtaggggtggtagtggatcatgatccaaatgattattcacaaaatgtcaaggccttaaataaattatagttcaaaaatgaatagaaataaagcCGGATCCTAACccgattcgatccttaaatcttatagtctAAAATTTATAGCCTATTGTCAGCCCTAAGTCCAAGTGTTCCTCGGTTAACATCACATAGACAAGGTCGAAAAAATTCGGTGGGGATGGTCCCCATGATGCAATGCATGAGATGTAGTTTTCTTTGAAAAAAGATCTCTATATGTTACTACAATTTTGTCTAGTATCTCATTTGTCATCATAAATATTCTAATCCCTTCTATGTTTTTCGGATGTAATTTCTTGCCCTTTCATGTCATCAACCGGTGATAGTATGTAAGGAGATATTATATAAGGATAAATAATATAAGGAGATAGTATATAAGGATAAAGAATTGCAATGTCTATGATGATAAATAAGGTACTGAATAAATTTAGTGGCATGCATTGAATTATTCATTTAGCTTTTATTTTTTAATATTTAAGCAACACATTTATACGTTAGATGCATATGTATGGACATGTGTCACAGGGTGCGTTCATCAGTGATGTCAGGGAGGTCGAGGcagtcacgtcgaggtgcggctcGTCGTTAGAGGTGACCAGAATTGCCCCAACTGCGTGCGCAGGTGGCGAAGGTTGATGGCGGCGAGCGATTCGACTCATCAGCGGCGGTAGCGCTTGAATTGGCTGGTCGAGGCGCTTCACCGAAGTATGGTAGTGTTGTGGGCTAAGGGAAATGGCCGGCGGTGCACTGGGTGGCCCTAGCCATGTTCACCAGCGGAGAAGTTTCTCCAACGAGCAGTGGCAAGCCGATGCAGGGGTGTAGAGGTTCGGGGAAAGGGCTGGACAGCTTGACTAAGCTACAAGGGTTACGATGGTGGCCTCGGTTGGGATTGCGGTGGTGTGGTTCGCTCTGGCCGCGGTGGTCTAGCGACTGGGAGGAATGTGGGCGGTGGCATTTACGGTCCGGTGAAATCCCGGTGAGGGACTGGCGAGGCTGAGTGGCTAGCATATTTGTGTCCATTGAGGGCCGAGGCAAGGTTTTATAGGTGTGGCACGGGCGAGGAGAGCGCAACACGGTGGTGGCAGACCGACGCGCCGGGACACGCGCAGGCGTGGCTAGTGCGCGCGCTAGCGTGACTGCTAGCGTCGAGCACATGGCGCAGTGACTTGAGCGCATCTTCTCTTGCATGTATGGCTTCAACCAGTGCTGATCTTGGCAAGAGATGTGTATGGAATATCTCCCTTGCACCTTAAGCTATCTTATTTGTATGGGGGTCGAAAGATTTTGAGCTGTGATTAAAGAGATATGGAGTGTGCAAATGGTGTTTGTCTCACTAACCGGATCCGAGAAAAAAACACTATGTTGTCATGTCAAAATGTTTGGTTTCATGTTCAAACTGTACCAGGTCATGGCTAAggtagttaggcacatttttcaTAATTGGGGTTAAGGGTTTTGAGCTCTGTAGCTTAGTGAACATGTGGGCTCTTTGGGATAGGG
Proteins encoded:
- the LOC100533130 gene encoding uncharacterized protein isoform X1, producing the protein MAQQQTQLTTGSGILDAVPLFVVILLAAHVLALVFWMYKLASEKQPPRRKTQ